A stretch of the Pseudomonas helvetica genome encodes the following:
- a CDS encoding ABC transporter ATP-binding protein yields the protein MSDEFILSVENLMMHFGGIKALSDVSLKVKRNSIFALIGPNGAGKTTVFNCLTGFYKASGGHIELNTRGVKTNVIKMLGEPFKATDFVSPKRFVNRLHYKMFGGTHLINRAGLARTFQNIRLFREMSVIENLLVAQHMWVNRNLVSGILNTKGYRKAESDALDHAFYWLEVVDLVDCANRLAGELSYGQQRRLEIARAMCTRPKIICLDEPAAGLNPQETEALSAMIRHLRDDHDITVVLIEHDMGMVMSISDHIVVLDHGNVIAEGNPQAIRNDPKVIAAYLGADEEELV from the coding sequence ATGAGCGATGAATTCATTCTCTCGGTAGAGAACCTGATGATGCACTTCGGCGGCATCAAAGCCCTGAGCGACGTCAGCCTGAAGGTCAAGCGTAACTCGATCTTTGCGTTGATCGGCCCCAACGGTGCGGGCAAGACCACGGTGTTCAACTGCCTGACCGGTTTCTACAAAGCCTCTGGCGGGCATATCGAACTGAACACCCGTGGCGTGAAAACCAACGTCATCAAGATGCTCGGGGAACCCTTCAAGGCGACCGATTTCGTGTCGCCCAAACGCTTCGTCAACCGGCTGCACTACAAGATGTTCGGCGGCACGCACCTGATCAACCGCGCCGGCCTGGCACGGACTTTCCAGAACATTCGTCTGTTCAGGGAAATGTCGGTGATCGAGAACCTGCTGGTGGCTCAGCACATGTGGGTCAACCGTAATCTGGTGTCCGGCATTCTCAACACCAAAGGCTACCGCAAGGCCGAAAGCGATGCCCTGGACCATGCCTTCTACTGGCTGGAGGTGGTCGATCTGGTGGACTGCGCCAACCGCCTGGCCGGTGAGCTTTCCTACGGCCAGCAACGGCGTCTGGAAATCGCCCGGGCCATGTGCACCCGGCCCAAGATCATTTGCCTGGACGAACCGGCAGCGGGCCTCAACCCGCAGGAAACCGAGGCGCTCAGCGCGATGATCCGGCATCTGCGCGACGACCACGACATTACGGTGGTGCTGATTGAACACGACATGGGCATGGTGATGAGCATTTCCGACCACATCGTGGTGCTGGACCACGGCAACGTGATCGCCGAGGGTAACCCGCAAGCGATCCGCAACGATCCGAAAGTGATTGCCGCCTACCTGGGTGCTGATGAAGAGGAGCTGGTATGA
- a CDS encoding ABC transporter ATP-binding protein, translating to MTQPILELKAIDVFYGPIQALKKVSLHINEGETVSLIGSNGAGKSTLLMSIFGQPRAAGGQIVYRGVDITHKSSHYIASNGIAQSPEGRRVFPDMTVEENLLMGTIPIGDQYATEDMQRMFELFPRLKERRNQRAMTMSGGEQQMLAIARALMSRPKLLLLDEPSLGLAPIVVKQIFATLRELAGTGMTIFLVEQNANHALKLSDRAYVMVNGEIRLSGTGKELLVNEEVRNAYLGGH from the coding sequence ATGACTCAACCGATCCTCGAACTGAAAGCGATCGACGTGTTCTACGGGCCGATCCAGGCCCTGAAAAAGGTCTCGTTGCACATCAACGAAGGCGAAACGGTCAGCCTGATCGGCTCCAACGGTGCCGGGAAATCGACGCTACTGATGTCGATCTTCGGTCAGCCGCGGGCGGCCGGCGGGCAGATCGTCTATCGCGGCGTGGACATCACCCACAAGTCGTCCCATTACATCGCCTCCAACGGCATTGCGCAGTCGCCGGAAGGGCGGCGGGTATTCCCTGACATGACCGTCGAGGAAAACCTGCTGATGGGCACGATCCCGATTGGCGACCAGTACGCCACCGAGGACATGCAGCGCATGTTCGAGCTGTTTCCACGGCTCAAGGAGCGGCGCAATCAGCGGGCGATGACCATGTCCGGTGGCGAGCAGCAAATGCTCGCCATTGCCCGGGCCTTGATGAGTCGGCCCAAATTGCTGTTGCTCGACGAGCCGAGCCTGGGGTTGGCACCGATTGTGGTGAAACAGATCTTCGCCACCCTGCGCGAACTGGCGGGCACCGGCATGACCATCTTCCTGGTCGAGCAGAACGCCAACCACGCGCTCAAGCTGTCCGACCGGGCCTACGTGATGGTCAACGGTGAAATCCGCCTGAGCGGCACCGGCAAGGAGCTGCTGGTGAACGAAGAGGTGCGTAACGCCTACCTCGGCGGTCACTGA
- the hflK gene encoding FtsH protease activity modulator HflK, producing the protein MTDSPAFAPVEPVSPMRRLLKRMGYDLAVMDLGGRGLALIGGLLLLAWISSGIYKVQPDEQGIVLRFGRWQQTAESGLHYHLPYPVETVLLPKITQVNQLQLGTSTSVQSAASNGARDKQMLTGDENIVEADCTVFWRIKDARLYLFKISDPERSVKLAAESALREVIGRTPIQSVMSDKRAQIADETRDLLQQLLDREQAGILVTQVQLQRVDPPPQVIDAFNDVQRARADQERARNEAEAYANDVIPRARGDAARITQEAEAYQAQVGNLAEGEAKRFLSVYNSYVQSKDVTAWRLYMESMDEVLKKASKVIIDSSGKGMSGVVPYMPLSEPGKPQQKDARP; encoded by the coding sequence ATGACCGATAGTCCCGCCTTTGCTCCTGTCGAGCCCGTCAGCCCGATGCGTCGGCTGCTCAAGCGAATGGGCTACGACCTGGCCGTGATGGATCTCGGTGGACGGGGACTGGCATTGATCGGCGGGCTGCTTTTGCTGGCCTGGATCAGCTCCGGCATCTACAAGGTCCAGCCGGATGAGCAGGGCATTGTGCTGCGCTTCGGGCGCTGGCAGCAGACCGCCGAATCCGGGCTGCACTATCACTTGCCCTATCCTGTCGAAACCGTCCTCCTACCCAAGATCACTCAAGTCAATCAGCTGCAACTGGGCACCAGTACCAGCGTGCAGAGCGCAGCGAGCAATGGCGCGCGCGACAAGCAGATGCTCACCGGTGACGAAAATATCGTCGAAGCCGATTGCACGGTGTTCTGGCGGATCAAGGACGCGCGACTCTACCTGTTTAAAATCAGCGACCCGGAGCGCTCGGTGAAACTCGCCGCCGAAAGCGCGCTGCGCGAGGTGATTGGGCGTACGCCGATTCAGTCGGTAATGTCCGACAAGCGTGCACAGATCGCCGATGAAACTCGCGACTTGCTGCAGCAGTTGCTGGACCGCGAACAGGCGGGGATTCTCGTCACTCAAGTGCAATTACAACGGGTCGATCCGCCGCCACAGGTGATCGATGCGTTCAACGATGTGCAGCGAGCCCGCGCCGACCAGGAGCGCGCCCGCAACGAAGCCGAAGCCTATGCCAATGACGTGATTCCCCGTGCCCGTGGCGACGCAGCGCGTATCACCCAGGAAGCCGAGGCTTATCAGGCGCAAGTCGGCAACCTGGCCGAGGGCGAGGCCAAGCGCTTTCTCTCGGTTTACAACAGCTACGTGCAATCCAAAGACGTCACCGCCTGGCGCCTGTACATGGAGAGCATGGATGAAGTCCTGAAAAAGGCTTCCAAAGTCATCATCGATTCTTCCGGCAAGGGCATGTCCGGGGTGGTGCCGTACATGCCACTGAGCGAGCCTGGCAAACCGCAGCAAAAGGACGCCCGACCATGA
- a CDS encoding protease modulator HflC: protein MNRTVKGLAAAVVAIALWALTASAYVVDESQQALIIRFGAPMGVAGEPGLKFKVPFSDSIVFYDSRLQTLASPAEQVILGDQKRIEVETYTRFRISDPLRFYQAVGTLDQANAQLTQMVSSSLRRELGEVSLRSLLSPARQQEVAIIEKDVADKARALGIEVTEVRLHRADLPLEASQAIYDRMKSERQREAKELRAQGFEWAQQIQAKADRDRTVLLSEVQRQSAITHGEADAAANQILSAAFSKDPELYKLYRSLQTYRQALSDSQPMLVLTPDAAFLKQFRNGPATTSGK, encoded by the coding sequence ATGAACCGCACCGTCAAAGGGTTGGCCGCAGCGGTCGTCGCGATTGCGCTCTGGGCGTTGACCGCCTCGGCTTATGTTGTTGATGAATCACAGCAGGCACTGATCATCCGCTTCGGTGCACCGATGGGCGTTGCCGGAGAGCCGGGGCTCAAGTTCAAGGTGCCGTTCAGCGACTCCATCGTGTTTTACGACAGCCGTCTGCAAACCCTGGCATCGCCGGCCGAACAAGTGATTCTCGGCGATCAGAAGCGGATCGAGGTCGAGACCTATACGCGTTTTCGCATTAGCGACCCGTTGCGGTTTTATCAGGCTGTCGGGACTCTGGATCAAGCCAATGCCCAGCTGACGCAAATGGTCAGTTCCTCGCTGCGTCGTGAGTTGGGCGAGGTATCGCTGCGTTCGTTGTTGTCGCCGGCCCGTCAGCAGGAAGTCGCGATCATCGAGAAAGACGTCGCCGACAAAGCCCGCGCACTCGGCATCGAGGTGACGGAGGTGCGCTTGCACCGCGCCGATCTGCCGTTGGAGGCCAGTCAGGCGATTTATGACCGGATGAAGTCCGAGCGCCAGCGCGAAGCCAAGGAGCTGCGCGCGCAGGGCTTTGAATGGGCTCAGCAAATCCAGGCCAAGGCCGACCGTGATCGCACGGTGTTGCTCTCGGAAGTCCAGCGCCAGTCGGCAATTACCCATGGCGAGGCCGATGCGGCGGCCAACCAGATCCTTTCGGCGGCGTTCAGCAAAGACCCGGAACTCTACAAGTTGTACCGCTCGTTACAGACCTACCGTCAGGCGCTGTCTGACAGTCAGCCGATGTTGGTGCTGACGCCTGATGCTGCGTTTCTCAAGCAGTTCCGGAACGGGCCGGCAACGACCAGCGGCAAGTAG
- a CDS encoding YjbE family putative metal transport protein (Members of this highly hydrophobic protein family,regularly are found preceded by the yybP-ykoY manganese riboswitch (see RF00080). A metal cation transport function is proposed.) translates to MLFDGALHALSMVFEVFLLDLILSGDNALVIALACRGLPPEQMRRAVLIGTSGAIVLRALLTTLAGWLLLVPWLKLIGALLLLVIAIRLLTEEEASEEGDSSAGSPQTLGSAVVTVLTADLIMSMDNVVGLAAVAQGSVFYLVLGLLLSVPLLMFGSLQITRLLQRQPVLVSFGAALLGYVAGDIAVSDPVVVGWVNSQSPALNQVVPLLCAVYVVLQARIILRQRARLPKPVVVQPVARAVRFQQPDSEPVTLPVVKPEVVLTASPAPAIEASNDEPPRRLFGDYNGLALVLAGLAGIFVISAALYSLVSGLSGGLLPTPQKDYAYVCTGASTTLYYRPGGSTIRLVTGGGEASGYVRYKTILWQTPQSALKDLHLTLPGEIEKTSATVVTLNGGSFSQIQCARSL, encoded by the coding sequence ATGTTATTTGATGGTGCGCTGCATGCACTGAGCATGGTCTTTGAGGTGTTCCTGCTGGACTTGATCCTGTCGGGCGACAACGCATTGGTGATTGCCCTGGCCTGTCGCGGGTTGCCGCCGGAACAGATGCGTCGGGCTGTATTGATCGGCACCAGCGGCGCCATCGTCCTGCGAGCGTTATTGACCACGCTGGCCGGCTGGTTACTGCTGGTGCCGTGGCTCAAGCTGATCGGCGCGCTGCTGTTGCTGGTGATCGCCATACGGTTGCTGACCGAGGAAGAGGCCAGCGAAGAGGGCGATTCGTCAGCCGGCTCGCCGCAGACGCTGGGCAGTGCAGTGGTCACGGTGCTGACTGCCGACCTGATCATGAGCATGGACAACGTGGTCGGGCTGGCGGCGGTGGCCCAGGGCAGTGTCTTTTATCTGGTGCTGGGCTTGCTGTTGAGTGTGCCGCTGCTGATGTTCGGCAGCCTGCAGATTACCCGGCTGTTACAGCGTCAGCCGGTGCTGGTGTCATTTGGTGCGGCACTGCTGGGCTATGTCGCCGGGGACATTGCGGTCTCTGATCCGGTGGTCGTGGGCTGGGTCAACAGCCAGTCACCGGCGCTCAATCAAGTGGTGCCCCTGTTGTGTGCGGTGTATGTGGTTCTTCAGGCTCGGATCATTCTTCGGCAACGTGCGCGGTTGCCCAAACCTGTGGTCGTGCAGCCGGTCGCGCGGGCGGTCAGGTTCCAGCAACCGGACAGCGAACCGGTTACGTTGCCGGTGGTGAAACCCGAGGTGGTCCTGACTGCATCGCCCGCGCCTGCAATTGAAGCATCCAATGATGAGCCGCCGCGGCGTCTGTTCGGCGATTACAACGGGCTGGCATTGGTGTTGGCGGGGCTTGCCGGTATTTTCGTGATCAGCGCTGCGTTGTATAGCCTGGTGAGCGGATTGTCCGGTGGCCTGCTGCCCACGCCGCAAAAGGACTATGCGTATGTCTGCACCGGGGCGAGCACCACCCTTTACTATCGACCCGGCGGCAGCACGATCCGGCTGGTCACGGGCGGCGGTGAAGCCAGCGGTTACGTGAGGTACAAGACCATTCTCTGGCAGACCCCGCAGAGCGCCCTCAAGGACTTGCACCTGACGCTCCCCGGCGAGATCGAGAAAACCAGCGCCACGGTGGTCACCCTCAATGGCGGCAGCTTCTCGCAGATCCAGTGCGCGCGCAGCCTGTGA
- a CDS encoding SDR family oxidoreductase produces the protein MSNTLFITGATSGFGEACARRFAEAGWKLVLTGRREERLNALCAELSKQTEVHGLVLDVRDRKAMEEAIANLPPSFAKLRGLINNAGLALGVDPAPKCDLDDWETMVDTNIKGLMYSTRLLLPRLIAHGRGAGIINLGSIAGNYPYPGSHVYGATKAFVKQFSLNLRCDLQGTGVRVSNIEPGLCESEFSLVRFGGDQARYDATYAGAEPIQPQDIAETIFWVLNAPAHININRLELMPVSQTWGGFAIDRSSKA, from the coding sequence ATGTCCAACACCCTGTTTATTACCGGCGCGACGTCCGGTTTTGGTGAAGCCTGTGCCCGTCGTTTTGCCGAGGCCGGCTGGAAACTGGTACTGACAGGCCGTCGTGAAGAGCGTCTGAATGCCCTGTGCGCCGAATTATCGAAGCAGACCGAAGTCCACGGCCTGGTGCTCGACGTGCGTGACCGCAAGGCCATGGAGGAGGCAATCGCCAACCTGCCGCCGTCGTTTGCCAAGCTGCGCGGGCTGATCAATAACGCAGGCCTGGCCCTGGGTGTAGACCCGGCGCCCAAGTGCGACCTGGACGACTGGGAAACCATGGTCGACACCAACATCAAAGGCCTGATGTACAGCACTCGCCTGCTGCTGCCGCGCTTGATCGCCCACGGCCGCGGTGCCGGGATCATCAACCTGGGTTCCATCGCCGGCAACTACCCGTACCCGGGCAGCCACGTGTATGGCGCGACCAAAGCGTTCGTCAAACAGTTCTCGCTGAACCTGCGTTGCGACCTGCAAGGCACTGGCGTACGGGTGAGCAACATCGAGCCGGGCCTGTGTGAAAGCGAGTTCTCGCTGGTGCGTTTTGGCGGTGACCAGGCGCGCTACGACGCCACTTACGCGGGCGCCGAGCCGATCCAGCCGCAGGACATCGCCGAGACGATTTTCTGGGTCCTCAATGCCCCGGCGCACATCAACATCAACCGTCTGGAATTGATGCCGGTGAGCCAGACCTGGGGCGGGTTTGCGATTGACCGCAGTAGCAAGGCGTAA
- a CDS encoding cation diffusion facilitator family transporter — protein MSNRGEQVLLKQSTILMFAVAIAAIVTGFFSGSQSILFDGFFSLIATFIKVLMLITAKLIAKESNQRFQFGFWHLEPMVLLIEGSFLLLIAIYAFLSGMFGIINGGREIELGLVIPFAGVLSVVCFGYFFYVRYRNRTLKSSLIQFDNISWLVDAMLSVGLLVSFLIALLLKTQGYGQWAAYVDPSILILLALSMLAPAFKILRPALRDVLGIVPDQLDDKVRQVMDEAKAEHGFADYISYVQKHGRARFIEIHVVLPADYRLDGVATLDELRERISAKLGKPDAARWLTISFTGDRKWIA, from the coding sequence GTGAGTAACCGAGGTGAGCAGGTACTGCTCAAGCAATCGACCATCCTGATGTTCGCCGTGGCAATCGCGGCGATCGTCACGGGTTTTTTTTCTGGCTCCCAATCGATTTTGTTCGATGGGTTTTTTTCGCTGATCGCGACCTTCATCAAGGTCCTGATGCTGATCACCGCCAAGCTGATCGCCAAGGAAAGTAACCAGCGCTTTCAATTCGGCTTCTGGCACCTTGAGCCGATGGTGCTGCTGATCGAAGGCAGCTTCCTGCTGCTGATTGCGATCTACGCCTTTCTCAGCGGTATGTTCGGCATCATCAATGGTGGCCGCGAGATCGAACTGGGCCTGGTGATTCCTTTTGCGGGGGTGCTTAGCGTCGTCTGTTTCGGCTATTTCTTCTACGTCCGTTATCGCAATCGCACGTTGAAATCCTCGCTGATCCAGTTCGACAACATCAGTTGGCTGGTGGACGCGATGCTCTCGGTCGGCTTGCTGGTGAGCTTCCTCATCGCGTTGCTGCTCAAGACGCAGGGCTACGGCCAGTGGGCCGCTTACGTCGACCCGTCGATCCTGATCCTGCTGGCCCTGAGCATGCTCGCGCCGGCGTTCAAAATCCTCAGGCCGGCGTTACGCGATGTGCTGGGAATTGTTCCGGATCAACTGGATGACAAGGTTCGCCAGGTGATGGACGAGGCCAAGGCCGAGCATGGTTTTGCCGACTACATCTCGTATGTGCAGAAGCACGGACGGGCGCGGTTCATCGAGATTCACGTGGTATTGCCGGCGGATTACCGACTTGATGGCGTGGCCACGCTGGATGAACTGCGTGAGCGGATTTCGGCGAAGCTCGGCAAACCGGATGCGGCGCGTTGGCTGACCATCAGCTTTACCGGTGATCGCAAGTGGATTGCCTGA
- a CDS encoding AGE family epimerase/isomerase produces MPDAPRSASQPELTALFATVQQHFQDVIVPLWQGPGWNSDMALPYEALDAERQPLPPQRYRAMACARQLYLFASLIGDVPAAEERAAALFRSLQRHFHDAEHGGWFYSIDAHGAPLDQRKDLYTHAFILFACAHYWAKVREPLVESVLNAALEVVAQRFATDDGLYEASLDRDWSSLKSGPLQNPLMHLAEAFLATLSVRDDASVEAALNALCGAMQKHFIDPQHGVMMEKPLGAVDNWFEPGHQFEWFFLLESSALLRGSKLHASLTRAFPLTEQLGVNQQTGAVRAMLDLELDGRPRDETQRIWAQAEYLRALTLRPDSEALLERQLNALQQRFLHTGGWYECLDRDGAISRQDMPSTTPYHLATCYRGLIEYFG; encoded by the coding sequence ATGCCCGATGCTCCCCGCTCCGCCTCCCAGCCTGAATTGACCGCCCTGTTCGCCACTGTGCAGCAGCACTTCCAGGACGTGATCGTGCCGCTCTGGCAAGGGCCCGGCTGGAACTCAGACATGGCGCTGCCGTATGAAGCGCTGGACGCCGAACGCCAGCCATTGCCGCCACAACGCTACCGGGCCATGGCCTGCGCGCGACAGCTGTACCTGTTCGCCAGCCTGATCGGTGACGTGCCGGCTGCCGAAGAGCGCGCCGCTGCGTTGTTTCGCTCCCTGCAACGGCATTTCCACGATGCCGAACACGGCGGCTGGTTCTACAGCATCGACGCCCATGGCGCGCCGCTGGATCAGCGTAAAGACCTCTACACCCACGCCTTCATTCTGTTTGCCTGCGCCCATTACTGGGCCAAGGTTCGCGAGCCACTGGTCGAATCGGTGCTCAATGCCGCGCTGGAAGTGGTCGCTCAGCGTTTCGCCACAGACGACGGTCTGTACGAAGCCAGCCTCGACCGCGACTGGTCATCGCTCAAGTCCGGGCCGTTGCAGAACCCGCTGATGCATCTGGCCGAAGCGTTCCTCGCCACGCTGTCAGTACGCGACGATGCCTCGGTCGAGGCCGCGCTCAATGCACTGTGCGGGGCGATGCAAAAGCACTTCATCGACCCGCAGCACGGGGTGATGATGGAGAAACCGCTGGGGGCTGTGGATAACTGGTTTGAGCCGGGGCATCAATTCGAATGGTTCTTCCTGCTGGAGTCATCGGCGTTGCTGCGCGGATCAAAACTGCACGCCTCGCTGACCCGCGCATTCCCGCTCACCGAACAATTGGGCGTTAATCAGCAAACGGGGGCAGTACGAGCAATGCTCGACCTTGAACTGGACGGCCGACCTCGTGATGAGACCCAGCGCATCTGGGCCCAGGCCGAATACCTGCGCGCCCTGACCTTGCGTCCAGACAGCGAAGCCTTGCTTGAGCGTCAATTGAACGCCCTGCAACAGCGTTTCCTGCATACCGGTGGCTGGTACGAGTGCCTGGACAGAGATGGCGCGATCAGCCGCCAGGACATGCCGTCGACCACGCCATACCATTTGGCGACCTGTTATCGCGGGTTGATCGAATATTTCGGCTGA
- a CDS encoding HupE/UreJ family protein, producing MTLKRIFAAAALLLTPALAFAHPGHGDNGLLAGISHPIGGLDHLLAMLAVGLWAAQQKGAARWALPCTFVGVMLIGGLLGFEGLNLPALESGIAASVLALGLAVALAVRPPLSLAIGATALFALFHGVAHGLELPEMSSPWAYAAGFVAATAALHAAGYALVRVLPQAAAPLVRLAGAASAATGVWLLAG from the coding sequence ATGACACTCAAACGCATCTTCGCCGCCGCAGCCCTGCTGCTCACGCCCGCACTGGCCTTCGCCCACCCTGGCCATGGCGACAACGGTTTGCTGGCCGGCATCAGCCATCCGATTGGCGGTCTCGACCATTTGCTGGCGATGCTCGCCGTGGGGTTGTGGGCCGCGCAACAAAAGGGCGCCGCGCGCTGGGCACTGCCGTGTACCTTCGTCGGCGTCATGCTGATCGGCGGTCTGCTCGGGTTTGAAGGCTTGAACCTGCCGGCGCTGGAGAGCGGGATTGCCGCCTCGGTGCTCGCACTGGGCCTGGCGGTGGCATTGGCGGTGCGTCCACCGTTGAGCCTGGCGATTGGCGCGACGGCACTGTTTGCCTTGTTCCACGGCGTGGCGCATGGCCTGGAGCTGCCGGAGATGTCCAGCCCTTGGGCGTATGCCGCTGGCTTCGTCGCCGCGACCGCAGCCCTGCATGCCGCCGGTTATGCATTGGTGCGCGTATTGCCTCAGGCCGCTGCGCCGCTGGTTCGGTTGGCCGGCGCTGCTTCAGCGGCAACCGGAGTCTGGTTGCTCGCCGGCTGA
- the ureG gene encoding urease accessory protein UreG: MNTQPLRVGIGGPVGSGKTALTLALCLALRDRYNLAVVTNDIYTREDADFLVRNEALAPERIIGVETGGCPHTAIREDASINLEAVDQLNRRFPGLDLILVESGGDNLSATFSPELSDLTIYVIDVSAGDKLPRKGGPGICKSDLLVINKIDLAPLVGASLSMMDSDTQRMRGGKPFVFSNQKTGQGLEEIIAFIERQGLLTAA; encoded by the coding sequence ATGAACACACAACCTCTGCGCGTCGGTATCGGCGGCCCGGTCGGTTCCGGCAAAACCGCGCTGACTTTGGCGCTGTGCCTGGCGTTGCGTGATCGCTACAACCTGGCGGTGGTCACCAACGACATCTACACCCGCGAAGACGCCGACTTTCTGGTGCGCAACGAGGCCCTGGCCCCCGAACGGATCATCGGCGTGGAAACCGGCGGCTGCCCGCATACGGCGATCCGCGAAGATGCGTCGATCAACCTCGAAGCGGTGGATCAACTGAATCGACGCTTTCCCGGTCTCGATCTGATTCTGGTGGAGTCCGGTGGTGACAACCTGTCGGCGACCTTCAGCCCGGAACTCTCGGACCTGACGATCTACGTGATCGATGTCTCGGCCGGCGACAAGTTGCCGCGCAAGGGCGGACCGGGGATCTGCAAATCCGACCTGCTGGTGATCAACAAGATCGACCTGGCGCCGCTGGTAGGCGCATCGCTGTCAATGATGGACAGCGACACCCAACGCATGCGCGGTGGCAAGCCATTCGTCTTCAGCAATCAGAAAACCGGCCAGGGCCTTGAAGAAATCATCGCCTTCATCGAGCGCCAGGGGCTGCTGACCGCAGCCTGA
- a CDS encoding urease accessory protein UreF: MNPAWALLRLASPQLPIGGYSYSQGLEMAVDNGRVSDPESAKRWISDQLLLNLARFEAPLLLAHCTAAANEDWPQLLQRCEEHRASRETRELHQESRQMGYSLQQLLNGLPELDDVARSFLAQRSEPHLALGWALAARAWQISPQDALAAWLWSWLENQLAVLMKTLPLGQQAAQRLTSELLPLLQQAQQNASTLDPQHYGSAAFGLSLACMAHERQYSRLFRS; the protein is encoded by the coding sequence ATGAACCCGGCCTGGGCGCTGCTGCGTCTGGCCAGCCCGCAACTGCCGATTGGCGGCTACAGCTATTCCCAAGGCCTGGAAATGGCTGTGGATAACGGCCGCGTAAGCGATCCGGAATCCGCCAAACGCTGGATCAGCGATCAGTTGCTGCTCAATCTGGCGCGCTTCGAAGCGCCGCTGTTGCTTGCCCATTGCACCGCCGCCGCCAATGAGGACTGGCCACAGTTGCTGCAACGCTGTGAAGAACACCGCGCCAGCCGGGAAACCCGCGAGCTGCATCAGGAAAGCCGGCAGATGGGCTATTCGCTGCAGCAACTGCTCAACGGCTTACCAGAACTGGATGACGTCGCCCGCAGCTTTCTCGCACAACGCAGCGAGCCGCATCTGGCCCTCGGCTGGGCGCTGGCCGCCCGCGCCTGGCAGATCAGCCCGCAAGACGCACTCGCCGCCTGGCTCTGGAGCTGGCTGGAGAATCAATTGGCGGTGTTGATGAAAACCCTGCCGCTGGGCCAGCAAGCCGCACAACGCCTCACCAGCGAACTGCTGCCGCTGCTGCAACAGGCTCAGCAGAACGCCTCAACCCTTGACCCCCAACACTATGGCAGCGCGGCTTTCGGCCTGTCCCTGGCGTGCATGGCCCATGAGCGCCAGTACAGCCGTCTGTTCCGTTCCTAG
- the ureE gene encoding urease accessory protein UreE, which produces MLVIHRRIDPQPVWAAELHLNFEARSKSRLRCFSAEGEDVGLFLERGQPPLYDGECLEAEDGRIVRVCARPEQLLHVTCANAFELTRAAYHLGNRHVALQVGDGWLRLLDDYVLKAMLEQLGAQTANIEAPFQPEHGAYGGGHHHSRHGDEDFNYPPKLHQFGVRI; this is translated from the coding sequence ATGCTGGTGATTCATCGCAGAATCGACCCTCAACCCGTCTGGGCCGCCGAGTTGCACCTGAACTTCGAGGCGCGCAGTAAAAGTCGCCTGCGCTGTTTCAGTGCCGAAGGTGAAGACGTCGGGTTGTTTTTGGAGCGCGGGCAGCCGCCGCTGTACGACGGCGAATGCCTGGAGGCCGAAGACGGCCGCATCGTCCGTGTCTGTGCCCGTCCCGAGCAACTGCTGCATGTCACCTGCGCCAACGCCTTCGAACTGACCCGCGCCGCCTATCACCTGGGCAACCGCCACGTTGCCCTGCAAGTCGGTGATGGCTGGCTGCGCCTGCTTGACGATTACGTGCTCAAAGCCATGCTCGAACAGCTGGGTGCGCAGACCGCAAACATCGAAGCACCGTTCCAGCCGGAGCACGGCGCCTATGGTGGTGGCCATCACCATTCGCGGCACGGCGACGAGGACTTCAACTATCCGCCGAAACTGCATCAGTTCGGCGTACGCATATGA